The Sorex araneus isolate mSorAra2 chromosome 5, mSorAra2.pri, whole genome shotgun sequence genome has a segment encoding these proteins:
- the C5H1orf185 gene encoding uncharacterized protein C1orf185 homolog, whose product MVIVIEKGKKENLKDVNREVGTCFFNHLTYFLATGAVTLGIGFFALASALWFLICKRREIFQNPVCKEVDERWKQRPSKAKLKSQSKCVFISRNFHTGTFQLQEEQRKNETAHSKETDHSKDEFRFATNKVISDPSEISSATNHSSATLSLSTLTSDSCYSESVEATAEWFSEELSSKKSSPVPFDREPLVEKVASYLSAISLSECKENVTNTTLYDDHKDDGIKEIFSQRNTDVEIQNLQDNIG is encoded by the exons gtttttttaacCACTTAACCTATTTTCTGGCCACTGGTGCTGTTACATTAGGAATTGGTTTCTTTGCTTTAGCATCAGCTTTGTGGTTTCTAATTTGCAAACGAAG agaaatatttcaaaatccCGTATGTAAAGAAGTCGATGAGAGATGGAAGCAAAGACCATCAAAGGCAAAGTTGAAATCTCAGTCAAAGTGTGTTTTTATTTCTCGAAATTTTCATACAGGAACATTCCAGTTACAG gaggagcaaagaaaaaatgaaacagcACATTCCAAAG AAACTGATCACTCTAAAGATGAATTTCGTTTTGCAACAAATAAGGTCATTAGTGACCCTTCAGAGATCAGCTCAGCAACCAATCACAGCAGTGCTACCTTAAGTTTATCAACACTAACATCTGATTCCTGTTACAGTGAAAGTGTAGAAGCTACTGCAGAGTGGTTTTCTGAGGAGTTGTCATCAAAAAAGAGTTCTCCAGTGCCTTTTGATAGAGAACCTCTAGTGGAAAAAGTAGCTTCATACCTGTCAGCCATTTCATTAAGTGAATGTAAGGAAAATGTAACGAATACGACACTTTATGATGATCACAAAGACGATGGcattaaggaaatattttcacaaagaaaTACAGATGTTGAAATACAAAACCTTCAAGATAATATTGGATGA